One genomic region from Candidatus Caldarchaeum subterraneum encodes:
- a CDS encoding ATP--cobalamin adenosyltransferase: protein MSEKKDDETFLPGRGKVKKNHPLLEALGTVDELSAFVGVARSLTVDEELRQSLKKIQEALFHIGSYLAVPNHPLDRVRACLDELRLFEKEMENRLPLLRRFIYPGGAEAAAYLHVCRAVARRAERTLVRLGDTSEVDPLAFSFLNFLSKFFFTAARYVNHLSGVADEEWS from the coding sequence TTGAGCGAAAAAAAGGATGATGAAACCTTTCTACCGGGCCGGGGCAAGGTTAAGAAGAATCATCCGCTTTTAGAGGCTTTAGGCACGGTTGACGAGTTATCCGCCTTCGTCGGCGTCGCCCGCTCTCTCACCGTGGACGAAGAGCTTAGACAATCTCTTAAAAAGATTCAGGAAGCATTATTCCACATCGGCTCATATTTGGCGGTTCCAAATCACCCCCTTGACCGCGTCAGGGCTTGTTTGGATGAGCTCAGACTTTTTGAGAAAGAGATGGAGAACAGGCTCCCGCTTTTGAGACGGTTTATTTACCCCGGTGGAGCAGAAGCCGCGGCATATCTGCATGTATGTAGGGCTGTGGCTCGCAGAGCTGAGAGAACACTGGTTAGACTCGGCGACACATCGGAGGTGGACCCCCTCGCCTTTTCTTTTCTCAACTTTCTTTCAAAGTTTTTTTTCACAGCAGCCCGTTACGTAAATCATTTGTCAGGGGTTGCTGATGAGGAGTGGAGCTAG
- a CDS encoding branched-chain amino acid ABC transporter permease, producing MIDEQLIIFLLNVLGYVAIYLMVNVSLNFEYGFTGIPNFGKVLAVAGGAFVVGAVPGRILASQLNLFAGYRAVQDNPVLAECLSTLVQVKPKLMDSIDYIEDNAVVIDCVRRVLVNDPVLSIALLVAMVGLAAIVGAGLGFIASYPSIRLREDYLAMTLLAMGEFLRQIGYLDRTLVGGTLGVAVPDPYGWLGGLRPYAATLVMLTVAVLFFLYVRSVTYSPAGRVLRAVRDSEMAAEVLGIDVVRVKQKILVVSSMMAAVAGALWAFNSVAVIANNYDRFTWTFWPWVMVIIGGAGNNRGVLLGTLVFVILRQAILTYNYLLEPFIPFSIVWLDRLLFGIALIIVLIIRPQGIVPEKPTPAISFEKIRKMVQKS from the coding sequence GTGATAGACGAGCAGCTTATCATCTTCCTATTGAATGTCCTCGGCTATGTTGCTATCTACTTGATGGTTAACGTCAGCCTCAACTTCGAGTATGGCTTCACAGGGATACCTAACTTCGGAAAAGTACTCGCCGTCGCGGGGGGTGCGTTTGTTGTGGGCGCGGTTCCGGGACGGATATTGGCGAGTCAGCTCAACCTCTTCGCGGGCTACAGAGCGGTGCAGGACAACCCTGTGCTGGCGGAGTGTCTCAGCACCCTTGTACAGGTCAAGCCAAAGCTCATGGATAGTATTGACTACATCGAGGACAACGCTGTTGTGATAGACTGTGTTAGACGTGTTCTCGTGAACGACCCCGTGCTCTCGATAGCTCTGCTGGTTGCCATGGTTGGGTTGGCGGCCATCGTCGGCGCAGGACTCGGCTTCATAGCGTCTTACCCCAGCATTAGGCTGAGGGAGGATTACCTCGCGATGACGCTGCTGGCTATGGGAGAGTTTCTCCGCCAAATAGGCTATCTTGACAGAACCCTGGTTGGCGGCACGTTGGGTGTCGCTGTCCCCGACCCATACGGCTGGCTCGGAGGACTACGACCTTATGCAGCCACCTTAGTCATGCTCACCGTGGCCGTGCTTTTCTTCCTCTATGTAAGGTCCGTCACCTATTCTCCGGCGGGCCGTGTGCTGAGGGCTGTTAGGGACAGTGAGATGGCGGCCGAGGTTCTGGGCATAGATGTTGTACGGGTTAAGCAGAAAATTCTGGTAGTCTCGTCTATGATGGCGGCTGTCGCTGGTGCTCTCTGGGCCTTTAACTCGGTTGCGGTTATAGCCAACAACTACGACCGTTTCACATGGACTTTCTGGCCCTGGGTCATGGTGATTATCGGCGGAGCGGGGAACAACAGAGGAGTACTGCTTGGAACACTTGTCTTCGTCATTCTACGCCAAGCAATACTCACCTACAACTATCTGCTCGAACCGTTTATCCCCTTCAGCATCGTCTGGCTCGACAGACTGCTGTTCGGCATCGCGCTGATAATAGTCTTAATCATAAGGCCGCAGGGAATTGTTCCCGAGAAGCCGACGCCAGCCATCAGCTTTGAGAAGATAAGGAAGATGGTTCAGAAAAGTTGA
- a CDS encoding branched-chain amino acid ABC transporter permease — protein sequence MVFIDPVIRDAVIFASMLSLLTLGLTLNYLTTKVPNFSHGSFASIGMMTMLTMTSAFNQPAYLSLLPAFLLGGLAALALYLLVLRPLISRDASLVSQMIATIAFELILIAVLNIYADYFTQTFKVQSRGFLIRKFDVRIFGEPGVFIIAPALAVSTVFLLYLLLNKTRFGIGLRAAIENPSLAGTLGINVKRAYTFSWFLAGGLGGVAGSLLALWFQGSPNYGSELLISIFAAAIVGGLQNIYGAVAGGYLLGFVEVLGTRQLGLSFGPWITVYRPLIPILAMAITLLLVPQGLVSLRLSSVFKQVPRGGSE from the coding sequence ATGGTGTTCATCGACCCTGTTATAAGAGATGCGGTTATTTTCGCCAGCATGCTCAGCCTCTTAACCCTTGGACTCACACTTAATTATCTCACAACAAAGGTTCCCAACTTCAGCCACGGCAGCTTCGCATCCATCGGGATGATGACAATGCTTACGATGACCTCTGCTTTTAATCAACCTGCTTATCTTTCTCTTCTACCTGCTTTCCTTTTGGGTGGCCTGGCTGCGCTCGCGTTGTATCTACTGGTTTTGCGGCCTCTGATTTCCCGTGACGCGAGCCTAGTGTCTCAGATGATTGCCACAATAGCTTTCGAGCTCATACTCATCGCGGTGCTCAACATCTACGCCGACTACTTCACCCAGACGTTCAAGGTCCAGAGCAGAGGCTTTCTAATTAGAAAATTTGATGTGAGAATTTTCGGGGAGCCAGGGGTGTTTATAATTGCTCCTGCTCTCGCTGTCTCAACCGTTTTTCTGCTCTACCTGCTTCTAAACAAAACACGTTTCGGCATCGGGCTGAGGGCGGCGATAGAAAACCCATCCCTAGCCGGGACACTGGGCATCAACGTGAAAAGAGCATACACATTTTCATGGTTCCTCGCCGGCGGCTTGGGCGGAGTCGCAGGCTCGCTACTGGCCCTCTGGTTTCAGGGAAGCCCCAACTACGGCAGCGAATTACTCATCAGCATTTTCGCGGCGGCCATTGTAGGCGGGCTGCAGAACATCTATGGAGCAGTTGCAGGTGGGTATCTGCTGGGGTTTGTGGAGGTTCTTGGGACACGTCAGCTGGGTCTTTCTTTCGGGCCTTGGATAACGGTTTACAGACCACTGATACCCATATTGGCTATGGCGATAACTCTTCTGCTGGTGCCGCAGGGTTTGGTCTCTCTCAGGTTAAGTAGCGTCTTTAAACAAGTTCCGAGAGGTGGGTCGGAGTGA
- a CDS encoding branched-chain amino acid ABC transporter substrate-binding protein, with the protein MNRKSSAGVSSSVAGAAAVVALIVGLLIGGIGLGPILSPAQTITQTKTVATTATVTAAAGLTGEVTIGSLLCLSAVLSSYAENERVAMDLAAREVNDFLQRAGAGFRIRMIHEDTACNPATAEEKIRSLNARGVKLVVGPMTSAEVRQIKSYVDANKILIISQSSTAPDLKIPNDFVFRFTTADDIQGPIGPRLAKLLGITHFLYVWRGDAWGDGLHTVSTGEAKKLGLNLVFELRYAPDKTEFSAEVSQLNAKVTELLNQGVSPDKIMVEIVGFDEVVAFLSAANEYPNLKRIKWFGSDGTAVTAAIFQDPAATGFAEQVKWINPLFFATTPDRKARVDAEVLRVLGRSPPDAYSYAAYSAVWAYALALMATQKYDAEAVRAVLPTIAADFLSLKLDDAGDLPYSDYILWVVKTVDGKPRWVEAGRYVYASGTFEWAEGFTP; encoded by the coding sequence ATGAACAGAAAAAGCTCAGCAGGGGTTTCATCCTCTGTAGCTGGCGCTGCTGCTGTCGTTGCATTGATTGTCGGCTTGTTGATAGGCGGCATCGGTCTCGGCCCCATACTCTCCCCTGCCCAAACCATAACACAGACAAAAACAGTGGCTACGACCGCGACTGTTACAGCTGCAGCGGGTTTAACAGGTGAGGTCACTATAGGTAGTTTGCTGTGTCTCAGCGCTGTTCTTTCCTCCTATGCTGAAAACGAGCGAGTAGCGATGGACCTTGCCGCGAGAGAAGTGAACGACTTTCTCCAACGTGCTGGTGCAGGTTTTAGAATTCGCATGATTCATGAAGACACAGCCTGCAACCCCGCAACCGCCGAGGAAAAGATTCGTAGCCTCAATGCTAGAGGCGTTAAGCTGGTAGTTGGGCCCATGACTTCGGCTGAGGTTAGGCAGATAAAGAGCTATGTGGACGCGAACAAAATCCTGATAATCTCGCAGTCATCGACGGCTCCTGACCTCAAGATACCCAACGACTTCGTATTCAGGTTCACCACAGCAGACGATATACAAGGCCCCATAGGACCGCGGCTCGCTAAGCTACTTGGCATAACACACTTCCTATATGTCTGGAGAGGAGACGCATGGGGTGATGGCCTGCACACGGTATCCACAGGTGAGGCAAAAAAGCTCGGATTAAACCTCGTCTTCGAGCTAAGATACGCCCCTGATAAAACCGAGTTCTCAGCAGAAGTCTCCCAACTCAACGCCAAGGTCACGGAACTCCTCAACCAAGGAGTTTCTCCAGACAAAATAATGGTGGAAATCGTCGGCTTTGACGAGGTCGTAGCATTCCTCTCAGCTGCGAACGAATATCCGAACCTCAAGCGTATAAAGTGGTTTGGAAGCGACGGAACTGCGGTGACAGCTGCCATCTTCCAAGACCCAGCCGCCACAGGTTTCGCTGAGCAGGTCAAGTGGATTAATCCATTGTTCTTTGCAACCACACCAGACAGAAAGGCCCGTGTCGACGCCGAGGTTCTCCGCGTACTCGGCAGGTCTCCACCTGACGCCTACAGCTACGCGGCATACAGCGCTGTCTGGGCTTACGCCCTCGCTTTGATGGCTACACAGAAGTATGACGCTGAAGCCGTGAGAGCTGTTTTGCCCACGATTGCGGCCGATTTCCTCAGCCTCAAGCTCGACGACGCAGGCGACCTTCCATACTCCGACTACATACTCTGGGTCGTCAAAACAGTTGACGGGAAGCCGAGATGGGTTGAGGCAGGGCGCTACGTCTACGCCTCAGGCACTTTTGAGTGGGCCGAGGGCTTCACTCCATAA
- a CDS encoding branched-chain amino acid ABC transporter ATP-binding protein: MENIILDVRDVYKSFGGLYALNGASLRVKKGSLSLLIGPNGSGKTTLINTVTGVYKPEAGKIIFEDRNITGLKPHVIYKLGLVRTWQIPQPFYSMTVLENLLVSDKNKKGDGLLSALLRSRWIDREMELTQKAFEILKLLKLDHLWDHRASELSGGQMKLLETGRALMSGAKMILMDEPAAGLNPVLAHEVFTHLRNVCKKLGATLLLVEHRLDIAIPYVDHVYAMHLGKVIAEGEPQEVLTNSLVVESYLGG; this comes from the coding sequence ATGGAAAACATTATACTTGATGTTAGAGATGTTTACAAAAGCTTCGGCGGATTGTATGCGCTGAATGGAGCATCTCTACGTGTGAAGAAAGGCTCTCTATCACTGTTGATTGGGCCTAACGGAAGCGGTAAAACAACCCTCATCAACACCGTGACAGGCGTCTACAAGCCCGAGGCCGGCAAGATAATTTTCGAGGATAGGAACATTACGGGTCTTAAGCCGCATGTCATCTACAAGCTCGGACTGGTGAGAACATGGCAAATACCTCAGCCCTTCTACTCCATGACCGTGCTCGAGAACCTCCTAGTGTCGGATAAGAACAAAAAAGGAGATGGGTTGTTGTCCGCGCTTCTCCGGTCGCGATGGATAGATAGGGAGATGGAGTTGACGCAGAAAGCTTTTGAAATTTTGAAACTGCTAAAGCTTGACCATCTCTGGGACCACAGGGCAAGCGAGCTCAGCGGAGGCCAGATGAAGCTCCTCGAAACAGGACGAGCACTGATGAGCGGCGCAAAAATGATATTGATGGACGAGCCTGCCGCGGGTCTCAACCCAGTACTCGCACACGAAGTATTCACACACCTAAGAAACGTCTGCAAAAAACTCGGGGCAACGCTTCTTCTAGTGGAACACAGGCTGGACATAGCGATACCATATGTTGACCATGTCTACGCCATGCATCTCGGTAAAGTTATCGCTGAGGGAGAGCCTCAAGAGGTTTTGACCAACAGCTTGGTCGTGGAAAGCTACTTGGGTGGCTGA
- a CDS encoding branched-chain amino acid ABC transporter ATP-binding protein, producing MLMTQGLGAGYKKLQVLFDVSVTVPEKQLTVVVGPNGSGKSTFLKTIFGLTKIYSGKIMLDGVDITGLQPHEIAYHGISYVPQVDNIFSNLTVYENLLIATHGLDIDESAIDDVMEMFPHLKTYRNKKAALMSGGERQMLAIAMSLLRKPKIMLFDEPTGNLSPKMAITIFNIIKDLRENYGKTILLAEQNAKKALEIGDKAILLVSGKTVYQGDANALLTHEELGKLYLGIK from the coding sequence ATGTTGATGACACAGGGTCTCGGAGCAGGTTACAAAAAGCTTCAAGTTTTGTTCGATGTCTCGGTTACGGTGCCCGAGAAACAGCTCACAGTGGTGGTGGGCCCTAACGGAAGCGGCAAAAGCACATTCCTCAAAACAATATTCGGCCTGACCAAAATCTACTCGGGAAAAATCATGCTCGACGGAGTCGACATAACAGGTCTTCAGCCCCATGAAATCGCATACCACGGCATATCTTATGTTCCACAGGTGGATAACATATTCAGCAACCTAACAGTATACGAAAACCTGCTTATCGCAACCCATGGACTGGACATCGACGAGTCGGCGATAGACGATGTCATGGAGATGTTTCCGCATCTAAAAACCTACCGTAACAAAAAAGCGGCTTTAATGAGCGGGGGTGAGAGGCAGATGCTCGCCATAGCCATGTCTCTCCTCAGAAAACCCAAGATAATGCTCTTCGACGAGCCGACTGGCAACCTCTCACCGAAAATGGCCATCACAATCTTCAACATAATCAAAGACCTCCGAGAAAACTATGGGAAAACAATCCTCCTAGCTGAACAGAACGCGAAAAAAGCTCTCGAAATAGGTGATAAGGCAATACTCCTAGTAAGCGGGAAAACGGTCTACCAAGGCGACGCCAACGCATTGCTTACGCATGAGGAGCTGGGGAAGCTTTACCTCGGAATCAAATGA
- a CDS encoding HAD-superfamily hydrolase yields the protein MKAIFLDIDGTLYRSSDYEQHLLTSAVTVIAECLGVDKAEAFKKLYQTKKIHKTVSKSVEVLGIDRRKFYSLLAEKVQPCRFLAPDASLKRFFAEVRDRKLFVGLHTNSGKKLALKVLGCLGVDDGCYDALVTSDDAEPKPSLEGFRLLLSMADASPEEALYVGDRCEVELEPAKRLGMRTAEIHTRGCPYADIHLNSLQELLNLI from the coding sequence TTGAAAGCAATTTTCCTAGACATCGACGGCACACTCTACAGAAGCAGCGACTATGAACAACATCTACTAACCTCGGCGGTGACAGTCATAGCAGAATGCCTTGGAGTAGACAAGGCAGAGGCCTTCAAAAAACTCTATCAGACAAAAAAAATTCACAAGACCGTGAGCAAATCCGTGGAGGTTCTTGGAATAGATCGGAGAAAATTCTACTCACTGCTCGCGGAGAAGGTTCAGCCATGCAGGTTTCTTGCGCCCGACGCATCTCTTAAACGGTTCTTCGCCGAGGTTAGGGATAGAAAGCTTTTCGTGGGGCTGCACACGAATTCGGGGAAAAAGCTTGCGTTGAAGGTTCTCGGCTGCTTGGGCGTTGATGATGGATGCTATGATGCCCTTGTCACGAGTGATGATGCGGAGCCCAAGCCCAGCCTCGAAGGGTTTCGTCTACTGCTGTCGATGGCTGACGCCTCTCCCGAGGAGGCCTTGTACGTGGGTGACAGATGTGAGGTTGAGCTTGAGCCTGCCAAGCGGCTGGGTATGAGGACGGCCGAAATACATACCCGCGGCTGCCCTTATGCAGACATTCATCTTAACAGTTTGCAAGAACTATTGAACCTCATTTGA
- a CDS encoding glyceraldehyde-3-phosphate dehydrogenase: MIRVGINGYGTIGRRVADAVMKQNDMKLVGVVKNTPDYKARLAVEKNIPLYCVDESGVSKFRRAGFDVSGVLDDLLKEVDVIVDCTPGDVGKTYREKYFGAGVRAVFQGGEEADVAETSFVAQCNYERAVGRNSVRVVSCNTTGLCRVLNAFDSAFGLERARVVIARRAVDPEETSKGVIDAVVLDPVEIPSHHAEDVNTVLPHIDIVTMALKVPTTHMHLHSLILSLRQKPTRENVLKTLAETTRVKLFWKSEGFKGTANLYEYGRELGRPRGDIYEACVIGDSVTVKDNEVFLYLGVHQEAIVVPENIDAIRALMGEAAAEQSIKATNQSLGIV; the protein is encoded by the coding sequence GTGATAAGAGTTGGGATAAACGGGTATGGAACCATAGGCCGCAGAGTCGCTGACGCTGTCATGAAGCAAAACGATATGAAGCTCGTGGGAGTGGTGAAAAACACACCGGACTACAAGGCACGCCTGGCTGTTGAGAAGAATATTCCGTTGTATTGTGTTGATGAATCGGGTGTTTCCAAGTTTAGGAGGGCCGGGTTCGATGTCTCAGGTGTTTTGGACGACCTACTCAAGGAGGTTGACGTGATTGTGGATTGCACACCTGGCGACGTGGGGAAAACCTATCGCGAAAAATATTTCGGAGCTGGTGTGAGGGCTGTTTTCCAGGGTGGAGAGGAGGCGGATGTGGCTGAGACGAGTTTCGTGGCCCAGTGTAACTATGAGAGAGCTGTTGGAAGAAATAGTGTTAGGGTTGTTTCCTGTAACACGACTGGGTTGTGTAGAGTGTTGAATGCTTTTGACTCTGCTTTTGGTTTGGAGAGGGCGCGTGTCGTTATAGCGAGGCGGGCTGTTGACCCTGAGGAGACGTCTAAGGGTGTGATTGACGCGGTGGTGCTCGACCCTGTAGAGATACCCTCCCACCACGCCGAAGACGTCAACACAGTTCTTCCACATATTGACATCGTGACCATGGCGCTCAAAGTTCCGACAACACACATGCATCTCCACAGCCTCATCCTATCCCTGCGGCAAAAACCAACAAGAGAAAACGTGTTGAAAACACTCGCCGAGACCACCCGTGTAAAGCTTTTCTGGAAATCCGAAGGCTTCAAAGGAACAGCCAACCTCTACGAGTATGGTCGCGAGCTTGGAAGACCTCGTGGAGACATTTACGAGGCCTGTGTTATCGGAGACTCTGTCACCGTCAAAGATAACGAGGTCTTTCTCTACCTTGGTGTGCATCAGGAGGCAATAGTTGTCCCCGAAAACATAGACGCCATCAGGGCCCTCATGGGAGAAGCAGCGGCCGAGCAGAGCATAAAAGCCACCAACCAATCCCTCGGAATAGTTTGA
- a CDS encoding phosphoglycerate kinase codes for MSFVDFLTIDDFDVSGKTVFVRADLNTPIDPETGRLLELHRIRESSFTVRHLNGAKIVLGSHQGRVGRYDYVSLSIHAEALSEVLGKRVKFVEDVFGEASRAAIKSLKPGEVLLLENLRFAAEENYEYSPEEAAKTHIVKRLAPLFDICVLDAFPTAHRAHPSIVGFAEVLPTCAGYLVARELKSLNRVMMTSKAPYTAVLGGSKVSDRLEAITALIQNGRADNVLLTGLIGLVFLRAAGALKKPLTGDLEKYVPKAQSILHEYRGKFSLPDDVAIEKDGERVEIPISSIEDPGKVLDIGEQTIRKYSKIIKSSGTIFISGPPGMFEKKGFERGTDELLLAAAGSLGTSIVSGGHLSAALERLGVKDWVDHVSTAGGALVMFLAGQRLPLIEALMRSAKRHRGASA; via the coding sequence GTGAGCTTCGTCGATTTTCTTACAATTGATGACTTCGATGTCTCGGGAAAAACTGTTTTTGTGCGTGCCGACCTCAACACTCCTATTGACCCAGAGACCGGGCGTCTACTCGAGCTGCATCGTATCCGGGAGTCCTCTTTCACTGTTAGACATTTGAACGGGGCTAAGATTGTTCTCGGCTCTCATCAAGGCAGGGTTGGCCGCTATGACTATGTCTCGCTCAGCATACATGCTGAGGCACTTTCCGAGGTTTTGGGCAAGCGTGTAAAGTTTGTGGAAGACGTTTTTGGCGAGGCTTCGCGAGCAGCCATAAAAAGCCTCAAACCCGGCGAGGTTCTTCTCCTCGAGAACCTGAGGTTCGCGGCCGAGGAAAACTATGAGTATAGCCCGGAGGAGGCTGCGAAAACACACATCGTCAAGAGACTTGCACCTCTTTTTGACATCTGCGTTTTAGATGCTTTCCCAACGGCTCATAGAGCTCATCCATCTATCGTAGGGTTCGCGGAGGTATTGCCCACTTGTGCAGGATATCTTGTGGCACGGGAGCTCAAGTCACTTAACCGCGTAATGATGACCTCCAAGGCTCCCTACACAGCTGTGCTAGGCGGCTCGAAGGTCTCCGACAGGCTCGAAGCCATCACCGCGCTTATACAGAACGGCAGAGCCGACAACGTGTTGTTAACTGGACTGATAGGCCTGGTCTTTCTACGAGCTGCGGGAGCCTTGAAAAAACCGCTAACAGGAGACCTCGAGAAATATGTGCCAAAAGCCCAGTCAATCCTGCATGAGTATCGTGGCAAATTCAGCCTACCCGATGATGTTGCAATCGAAAAAGATGGCGAGCGTGTGGAGATACCTATCTCGAGCATAGAGGACCCTGGAAAAGTTCTTGACATCGGCGAGCAAACAATCAGGAAATACTCGAAGATAATCAAAAGCTCTGGCACCATTTTCATCAGCGGCCCGCCCGGCATGTTTGAGAAGAAGGGTTTTGAGAGGGGGACGGACGAGCTTTTGCTGGCGGCGGCCGGTTCTCTCGGCACATCAATAGTTAGTGGAGGGCATCTCTCAGCTGCTCTGGAGAGGCTTGGTGTAAAGGATTGGGTGGACCATGTCAGCACAGCAGGAGGCGCTCTCGTGATGTTCTTGGCTGGACAGCGTCTTCCACTTATAGAGGCCTTGATGAGAAGCGCGAAAAGGCATAGAGGTGCTTCGGCGTGA
- a CDS encoding glucose sorbosone dehydrogenase, whose product MIFSAVRRRVFLAVLGSASALGAAAFVSSFIKVGEKPSLSVEVVAEKLSVPWSISFISGDEALFTERNGAVKLLTLSTGRVEEVGRFEVAAVGEGGLLGIETLRAGGKTIAYLYHSYREGGKIFNKVVRTIYSGRLQDHVEIISGIPGGTVHNGGRLKIGPDNLLYITTGEGGVPDLSQDTDSLGGKILRLMPDGGVPQDNPFKTPVYALGLRNPQGLAWHPETGRLYCTDHGPSGEGLRIAHDEVNLIKPGANYGWPIVIGDAGDEKYVKPVIHSGLETWAPSGCCFYTGRGNQEFRSSFFFAALRGRHLHRLVFDEEGYRVVLSEKLFDGQFGRLRDVVEGPDGNLYILTSNRDGRGSPAPDDDRIIHVTL is encoded by the coding sequence TTGATTTTTTCGGCTGTGAGGAGAAGGGTTTTTCTCGCTGTGCTCGGTTCAGCATCTGCTTTGGGGGCGGCGGCGTTCGTCTCCTCATTTATCAAGGTTGGGGAAAAACCGTCGTTAAGCGTCGAAGTGGTTGCCGAAAAGTTGTCTGTGCCATGGTCGATTTCATTCATTTCAGGGGACGAAGCTTTGTTTACTGAGAGAAACGGTGCGGTGAAGCTTCTCACCCTTTCAACGGGCAGGGTTGAGGAGGTTGGGCGATTTGAGGTAGCAGCCGTTGGTGAAGGAGGCCTGCTCGGAATAGAAACACTCAGAGCCGGTGGAAAAACAATCGCCTATCTCTATCACAGCTACAGAGAAGGTGGAAAAATCTTCAACAAAGTCGTCAGAACCATCTACAGCGGCAGGCTGCAGGACCATGTTGAGATTATCTCAGGCATACCGGGTGGAACCGTTCACAACGGCGGACGGTTAAAAATAGGTCCAGACAACTTGCTCTACATCACGACGGGCGAGGGAGGAGTGCCCGACCTTTCGCAGGACACAGACTCGCTTGGTGGAAAAATTCTTAGACTAATGCCTGACGGCGGAGTCCCTCAAGATAACCCCTTCAAAACACCTGTCTATGCGCTGGGGTTGAGAAACCCGCAGGGGCTCGCCTGGCATCCGGAGACAGGGCGGCTTTACTGCACAGACCACGGCCCCAGCGGCGAAGGCCTGCGAATAGCCCATGACGAGGTGAACTTAATCAAACCCGGCGCCAACTATGGATGGCCCATAGTAATCGGAGACGCTGGCGATGAAAAGTATGTGAAACCAGTTATTCACAGCGGGTTGGAGACATGGGCGCCTTCCGGATGCTGTTTCTACACGGGCAGAGGAAACCAAGAGTTTCGGAGCTCGTTTTTCTTCGCAGCCCTGCGAGGCAGACATCTGCATAGGCTTGTCTTCGATGAAGAAGGCTACAGAGTTGTTTTATCCGAGAAGCTCTTCGACGGCCAGTTCGGAAGGCTCCGTGATGTCGTTGAGGGTCCCGACGGAAACCTCTACATTTTAACAAGCAACCGCGATGGAAGAGGCTCGCCCGCTCCCGATGACGATAGAATAATTCACGTCACTCTTTAG